One Streptomyces sp. RPA4-2 genomic window carries:
- a CDS encoding discoidin domain-containing protein, which produces MRLRSLGIALAAAAALITLPAPSPAAAAETPLSQGRTATSSSDENAGTPAANAVDGNTATRWSSAASDAQWLQVDLGAAANLSKVVLNWETAYGKDYKIQVSDNGSSWTDVKSVTGGDGGTDTLDVTGHGRYVRMSGVTRATPYGYSLWEFQVFGTSDTGTPPTGNCGTANAAKGKPATASSTENAGTPASSAFDDNTGTRWSSAAADPQWLQVDLGSVQDICKVDLNWEAAYGKEFTLQTSANGQDWTTLKSVTNGTGGTASYDVSGSGRYLRVNGTVRGTAYGYSLWEVAVHTGSTGTPPVEGGGDLGPNVIVVDPSTPNLQAKFDQVFTQQESNQFGSGRYQFLLKPGTYNGINAQLGFYTSISGLGLNPDDTQINGDVTVDAGWFNGNATQNFWRSAENLAIRPVNGTDRWAVAQAAPFRRIHVQGGLNLAPNGYGWASGGYIADSKIDGTVGPYSQQQWYTRDSSVGGWTNGVWNMTFSGVQGAPATNFDSGPYTTLDNTPVSREKPFLYMDGNTYKVFVPGKRTNARGVSWPANAGGTSLPLDQFYVVKPGATAATINTALAQGLNLLFTPGVYHLDQTINVNRANTVVLGLGLATIVPDNGVDAMHVADVDGVRLAGFLIDAGSTRSDTLLQIGPAGSSADHAANPTTMQDVFVRIGGAGPGLATNSVVVNSDDAIIDHTWLWRADHGTGVGWETNRADYGLVVNGDDVLTTGLFVEHFNKYDVLWNGERGRTIFFQNEKAYDVPNAAAITHDGIVGYAAYKVADSVNVHEAWGLGSYCNFTSDPTIVQQHGFQVPVKTGIKMHDILVISLGGKGQYAHVINNTGAPTSGTDTVPSKITQFP; this is translated from the coding sequence ATGAGACTCAGATCGTTGGGGATCGCGCTCGCCGCAGCGGCGGCGCTCATCACCCTCCCCGCCCCATCGCCCGCTGCCGCGGCAGAGACCCCTCTCTCCCAAGGCAGGACAGCCACCTCCTCCTCCGACGAGAACGCCGGGACACCCGCCGCGAACGCCGTCGACGGCAACACCGCAACCCGCTGGTCCTCGGCCGCCTCCGACGCCCAGTGGCTGCAGGTCGACCTCGGGGCAGCCGCCAACCTCAGCAAGGTCGTCCTCAACTGGGAGACGGCCTACGGCAAGGACTACAAGATCCAGGTCTCCGACAACGGGAGCTCCTGGACCGACGTCAAGTCCGTCACCGGCGGCGACGGCGGCACCGACACCCTCGACGTCACCGGCCACGGCCGCTACGTCCGGATGAGCGGCGTCACCCGGGCCACTCCGTACGGGTACTCGCTCTGGGAGTTCCAGGTCTTCGGCACCAGTGACACCGGCACTCCGCCCACCGGGAACTGCGGCACCGCCAACGCCGCCAAGGGCAAGCCGGCCACCGCGTCGTCCACGGAGAACGCCGGTACACCCGCCTCCAGCGCCTTCGACGACAACACCGGGACCCGCTGGTCGTCGGCCGCCGCCGATCCGCAGTGGCTCCAGGTGGACCTGGGCTCGGTCCAGGACATCTGCAAGGTCGACCTCAACTGGGAGGCCGCGTACGGCAAGGAGTTCACCCTCCAGACCTCGGCCAACGGCCAGGACTGGACGACTCTGAAGTCCGTCACCAACGGGACCGGCGGCACGGCCTCGTACGACGTCAGCGGCTCGGGCCGCTACCTCCGCGTCAACGGAACGGTCCGCGGCACCGCCTACGGCTACTCGCTCTGGGAGGTCGCCGTCCACACCGGCTCCACCGGCACTCCGCCGGTCGAGGGCGGCGGAGACCTCGGTCCCAACGTCATCGTCGTGGATCCCAGCACCCCCAATCTGCAGGCCAAGTTCGACCAGGTCTTCACCCAGCAGGAGTCCAACCAGTTCGGCTCCGGCCGCTACCAGTTCCTGCTGAAGCCCGGCACGTACAACGGCATCAACGCGCAACTCGGCTTCTACACCTCGATCTCCGGTCTCGGACTCAACCCCGACGACACGCAGATCAACGGTGACGTCACCGTGGACGCCGGCTGGTTCAACGGAAACGCCACGCAGAACTTCTGGCGCTCCGCGGAGAACCTGGCGATCAGGCCGGTCAACGGCACCGACCGCTGGGCCGTCGCCCAGGCCGCCCCGTTCCGCCGCATCCACGTCCAGGGCGGTCTCAACCTCGCCCCGAACGGCTACGGCTGGGCCTCCGGCGGCTACATCGCCGACTCGAAGATCGACGGCACGGTCGGCCCGTACTCGCAGCAGCAGTGGTACACCCGTGACAGCTCGGTCGGCGGCTGGACGAACGGCGTCTGGAACATGACGTTCTCCGGTGTGCAGGGCGCGCCGGCGACCAACTTCGACAGCGGCCCGTACACCACCCTGGACAACACACCGGTCTCCCGCGAGAAGCCGTTCCTGTACATGGACGGCAACACCTACAAGGTGTTCGTGCCGGGCAAGCGGACCAACGCCCGCGGTGTGTCCTGGCCCGCCAACGCCGGCGGCACCTCGCTGCCGCTGGACCAGTTCTACGTCGTCAAGCCCGGCGCGACCGCCGCGACCATCAACACGGCGCTCGCCCAGGGCCTGAACCTCCTCTTCACGCCCGGCGTGTACCACCTCGACCAGACCATCAACGTGAACCGCGCCAACACCGTGGTGCTCGGGCTCGGACTTGCCACCATCGTTCCCGACAACGGGGTCGACGCCATGCACGTCGCCGACGTAGACGGCGTCCGGCTGGCCGGGTTCCTCATCGACGCGGGCTCCACCAGGTCCGACACGCTGCTGCAGATCGGCCCGGCGGGCAGCTCGGCCGACCACGCCGCCAACCCGACGACCATGCAGGACGTGTTCGTCCGCATCGGCGGCGCGGGACCCGGTCTGGCCACCAACTCCGTGGTGGTCAACAGTGACGACGCCATCATCGACCACACCTGGCTCTGGCGCGCCGACCACGGCACCGGGGTCGGCTGGGAGACGAACCGGGCCGACTACGGTCTGGTGGTGAACGGCGACGACGTCCTCACCACCGGTCTGTTCGTGGAGCACTTCAACAAGTACGACGTGCTCTGGAACGGCGAACGCGGCCGGACGATCTTCTTCCAGAACGAGAAGGCCTACGACGTGCCGAACGCGGCCGCCATCACCCATGACGGCATCGTCGGCTACGCCGCCTACAAGGTCGCGGACAGTGTCAACGTCCACGAGGCCTGGGGTCTGGGCAGCTACTGCAACTTCACGTCCGATCCGACGATCGTCCAGCAACACGGCTTCCAGGTCCCCGTCAAGACAGGCATCAAGATGCACGACATCCTGGTGATCTCGCTCGGCGGCAAGGGTCAGTACGCCCACGTCATCAACAACACGGGCGCGCCCACCTCGGGGACGGACACCGTCCCGTCCAAGATCACTCAGTTCCCCTGA